The Emys orbicularis isolate rEmyOrb1 chromosome 4, rEmyOrb1.hap1, whole genome shotgun sequence genomic sequence CACCTTCACCactggcccctctgctcctggcagTCTTCGCAACCGAGGAGCTAAGGACTGAATGAGCCCTGAAGAGGggattcctctctcctccctagAATGGGGGACCACCCAGGACACGGCTGAGGTAGTTTGGCTGAGGCAGCACGGGGAAACTTGCACTGCAACTGGCCATGCTGGGCCTCCCCTGTGTGTAAGGATAAGGGTCCAGAGGTGTCAttgcagcacctttcaccagcagtgACAACAAACAACACTCAACCAGGACAGGGATGGTGTGAATGAAGAAGCCCAGTCTTGTTATTGTTCATCCCAACTGGTAACCAGGACTTCAAATTGGGAGTGGGGTTTCTCCATCCCATGGGGTTTCTATCCCAGCTGGTCAAAGATTTTCTGTCTAAAAGGTTCAATTTTTGatgcaaaatggctttttgattaAATAGGACATTTGGGGGAAAtgttaattttcattaaaaaaaaaaagttttaattgaacaattgaaaactgaatttttttgagtTTTCAACCCAAACCTTTTGGTTTTCATTGTTTTGACAAAAAGactaaaaatgtttgtttggggttttttggttaaaattatttgggggtgggggtgaggtgggctgtggggggggggaggggagaaatacgTTCCTAACCAGCTCTTCTTTTTACATAGATATGTGATAAGTGTACATctaaatacatacatatatgtgtATGATACACATGGTGTTTCTATGTCTAGATATGTAATTGAAGGTTATTATTTTAACCATCTCTCTCTATAATATATACTGGGGAGTTGACATCTATAGACCCTGTGTTTTCTTTGGAATAGGAATGGAGCATTAGTCTAATTTGGAATATCCTGGTTTGAGCTGATTTGTGTCCCAACTAGGTCATGACTGGTCTTTAGCTCACCGTCATAAGAAACAgtcattttaatctttttaaatgGGATAATTGTCTGATGATCAAAAACCCCACAGAAGTATGTTCCTGAATCCTCTATCCGGAGCTCCGTCATGGACACAGAAATCCAGCCTGTTCCCGAGTTTGTTAGATTGACCCTTCTCTTTGGTGCAATATTTAGGTATTTCCCTCCCTTTGCTCGGATGCTCAGGAAGATTCTGCTGTTGCATTCCTGGTCTGACAGCATCTTGCACCAGAATTTCTCCTCTAGTGAATACTTGACATTATCGTAGTAACACGTTGTACTGAAAGAGCTTCCCTGTACAGCTGTCACCAATTCCAGCTCCTCTCTTGCCAGGCACGGCCCTGCcaaggaaagaaaaacattggTGAGAATGACCTGCCCATCAATGCTGCTACTTCAGGCTGCTGTGACTGGTTCTCCAAGCTCCCATCTCTGTCTAAAGGAGCTTCTGTGGTGAGACTCGATCCATTGCCACTGCCTCCTTCCCATTCAACTTCCCATGTTCTTCCCCACTGTGAAGCTTATGTCCCCCGATCTTCATTGCAGGTTAGCATGTGAACAACTGATCAGGAGCTAGGCTGGCTCTGTCTGGTAAACTGGCACTGGTCTGATCATCTAATCCTTGAGTCATCTTGCAGGGTTGTTCCCTACAGAACATTCTCTGTTACTTTCTCCAGACTCATGGCACCCAGTTCCTAGGTTGGTTTGGAGACAGGAATCCCTTCTAGCATGAGAAAAGTCTGTTTCCAAAAATTGGGGTTGGTTAAACCCTCTCTGAAATCCACTCTATGGCTTTTCATTCCACTATAACATATGCAATGACTGGGGGAAAATATGGAGCCCCAGCAAGCCAAGCATTTCTCGCCATTGCAAATAGCTGGGTGCCCAATTTCCATGCCTGCTCGCAGCCCGCCAAAATGATAAGTGCAAAAGCAAACAAGCGCAGTGTGCTACGAGTGCAAGAGCAAACGGAATGTTCTGTGTCTACGGGAGGGGAGGGCCGATCTCTCGGTGCCTTACCTGTTAGTGCCAGCAATAGCAGCCGGGCTGGGAAGCGACCCATCCTGTAATGGGAAGTGGTTTAGATCTTGGAGAGGTGGAATGCAGCATTGAGGCTTCTTTGTTGCTGTGAAGATGGGTCGGCAGTGAACTCCCTTTGTCACTGTCTGTGTCGTCATGCTCCAGAGTGACAGTATTGTTTGCAATTGTTGGAAAGATGCTTCTACCACAGTCCTAATCTGAGCcttcacacaggaagcctgcatTTTGGCTATCAGCTGCTTCTCATTTTAGCACATGTTTAGAGATCTGCTTTTGGAAATGGGgagtgaggggaaaaaagagagattaGCACATGTTCTATTTTTAATGACATTTGAAGCCTTGGTGTATAGTACATGAACAGCTTTTAGTTTTGTatccctagatctcaaagcactttataaaggggGGACTTAGCCATAGCTACATTGTACTGCTAGGGAAACAGAGATGGGCAATTCCTTTGCCTGGTGTTACACAGCCAGTCAGAGATGGGAgcagaacacaggtctcctgagtctgaGGCCAGTGCCCAATCCATTAGGCCATGCCATCTCCTTAGTAGAACATCCCCCAAGTTGCTTCCCATCAGGGTCCCTTGTGTCATCCTCTAGCTCCGTGTTTGGGATGTTGACCCGGAGAGGATATTTTTGCTTAAAGCCATACAAAAAGGAGGAGGATTACAGTGCTGAGGAAAGGGAAGCGGGATCATGTTGGTTCACCTCCATGTGGGAGATTGGAATGCATGGCTTGGCTCAGCTGATCCATCCAGTCCTATTGGCTGTTGTGGGATgcgtctcaatctctcctgttgaagctgttccaactTTGTATAAATAACGACCTGTTCATTGGAACAGCGCGCTGGGCACTCAGAACTGAGGTGACTGCCATAACTCCTGGGCTATTGGTTATTCTGATCTTCTTCCTATTGGGTGTttcacaaaaaaacttcaaaagggCTCGGTTTCATCCCAGTGTGGTAggggaaacattttgaaatcttgacatttttcatgggatgggaaaaccagcTATAGtcttcatggtgtgtgtgtgtgtgtggggggagtatgggcttgtctacacaaatatTTAGTTGGCAGCAAGCTGGTGTGAGACCCACACTAGCCCGCACGGTTAGTGCCTGTGCACCTGCCGATGCGCATTAATGGTTTGTCGGTGTGTTTTGATCTAATCCTGTTTCAAAGAGGAGTAGATCAAAGTGGATTGACGAACTGTTAGTGAGCGTCAGCAGGGTCACGTGGGCAGTTAGTCCGCAGCAGGCTAGTACAGTGTACACTCACTCCTCAACTTGCCACAAACCAATTGTgtgcgtagacaagccctgtaaGTCAGTTTTGTTTGGCTCTGCCTTGGGTTTACAACCAGTGCGGGGGAAAAGAGAGCATTGCTGCTGGTACTGGGTTTGGCCATTAGGGTGCAGTTGGCATTCTGGGGGTGAGTTCTTGCTGGTGTCAGTGTTTTGCGTTGTGTAACGAGATCCTCTCCCAGGATGGCCAGATTCAGCTTTGCTTTGGGGCTGGTGATGAGTCAAACTCACATGCGGATGACACCGTAATAAGAGAGTGGAAAAAAAACCACAGCTGGGTTACCCTATTTTTGCAGCATGATTTCTTGTGAAATCAGGAAACAACAGACCTTTTAACACCGAGCAGTGACCAGGCTCCGAGCCCATTGTTCTGTCTTGTGCAGCTGGTTCTTGTGCTTTTGCTCAGCTAATAGTGCTGAAACTCTGGTCCTCAAAGATCCAAGCTGCTGCAGGTAGGAAACCTACAGGATTCACCCTCCCTGAGTCTAAAGACTGTGAGCAAAGAGCCCCGCTCTCTCCTtacagcccccagcctggccctggaTTCCTCTTCCATGATTGCAAGGCAGAGAACCTCAAACCCATGTGAAATGAGCTGTGGTTTCGAGAATAAAAACAGTACCTAGCTTTTATGTGCATTACTGCCaggctcaaaaatcatgagttagccCCCACAAAATCATGATTTGTCCCCAAATCATGAATTTTACATAGAAAGATTATATGGTTTGGGGGGTCTGTccttcccctgcccacccccagtgtgtgtgagacagagttGCCAACGTTCCCAAATGTATGGAATAAGGTGATTTTGGCCTCTGCTGTCCTCAgatcttcctccccaccccaagtctcCATCAGTTCTTCCGAGtctacaggggctgcagtgggggtctCCCTTCCAGTGCTGTGAAATGAGCCCTGCAGGTTTGGCTTACGTCCTGCCCCTTTAAAAGGGAGCCCTTGCTGTTCCTGTCTCATCACCTAGTGGGTAGGAAGTGGATGTCTCCTGGCTGAGCCGGCCACTTGCTGCACGTGCTGCTCCCGTATAAGCCCGAGGCCCATGGACACAAACTGCAAAGGCTCCCGAATGGACAGGACGTGGCTGCAGCTGGTTATCTGGGGTGTGCACGCATTGTGTCCGAACCTAGCGACACCACCAGGAAACATTGTGTCAGGTACCCAGCAAACAGTGAGTCTTCAGCTCACTTGATGCTTTGTGTGTGCATCAAATTGTGGTATCACTCCCCTGCCTTGTCTCCTTGGCTACAAACAGACAGCACCGTCTCTTTTTCCTGGCACTGCGGGCACTGCTCTCCGAGGTGgcatgagtttggtgggtctcagctcACAGCCTATTTGCGAGAGGCAGTACAGGTAACAGCTTCCATATGTCTGCAGGCTCATCGGGCAAAACAGCCGGTATCCCAGCTGCTAGTGGGATCCAGAGCATGGTACAATTATCACCCTGGAAAAGgaatttgctgaatcagggagAGAAATGTAGCCTGTAGCACTCTGTCAGTGGTATCTGCTGACTTTACTAGCTCTATGTTCCTCAAGCCCAGTGCACGACAGCAGCGAATCCCCAGCAGCCTGGGCTAGCAGCTCAACATACCCAGAGTCCTGGGGGGATTGTACCGCTCATGCTGCTGCAGGTTCACGGCTAGTCTTACCGGCGCTAGCTAGATCAACGTGAACTTGGGTATGCCTACGTGTCCTGCCGTCACACTGTTGATTGCAGTGTGGGCACACCCGGAGTTTGGATGAATCAGGACAATACGCTTGTCAATCTGACACCCAACAATGCCTTTTATTTTAGCATCCTATGTGTGAGTAATGCATGTACCCCATTGCGGCCCCTGGAGATTGGTCCTGATGGCTAGATGGCTCAGGTGCAACACTCCAAGTCTCTCTCCGGAAGTAGGTGTGTGCACTGCCAAATGCTGTGTCTTTAGTTCCTTTTGCACCTAGGCATCGTCTATTAGCTTTGCAGGTAAAACGGGTTAGCAAGCAAAGGTTTATCTGTCATGGCTGGAGGCACTGGGAAAACTGAGCAGAACTTTCTCATCCGAAGCATGTGTCTCTCTGCAGGTGTCAATATCTGTGTGAGCATCTCTGCGTGTATatgtacaagtgctggaggagtTGGGAGCTTGGCTGGAAAGACTCTTggaattctttttctttgcctacTTCTCCTTCCATCACATCCTTGTCTTACTagcattttcctttcctttctttaatcCTGGAAAGAAAACAGGAAATTGGGTAGGTATGGAGTAAGGGATGAGGAATCCATGCTGGTTTCAAGGAGCTGTCTGCTTTTCTGAAAACgtgcctctgccccccccccccacatttgaAGCCTGGGTCTCCATTGGTGCCAGGGTAAATCAGGACTGTGACCACCGCTTATCAGGCTGGTCAGTATGGTCTTACTGTTACCTAGTTCCCTCTGCCTGTTGCATGCATTTCTTGTCTATTGTCTTCTACTctgattgcaagctctttggggcagagaaaaactttgttttgtgtttgtacagtgcctagcacaagggggctcTGATCCACAACTGCAGAATCCTGGGTGCCACCctaatacaaatagtaatgatTGCAGTTAACAGGGTCACCCTGGTGTGGAAAATGGGACAGTCACATCTGTGGTGGTGTTTGACTCTCCTTAGTGTAACTAGCCTTGGAGATCTGAAACACGACAGTGGATTTTATTTTAGTACActggaccctcgctagaacgtgGGGTTTTGAATCCATGCACGGTCCCGCGTAATAGTGGGGACCGCATTACCATGGATTCCAATGAAAGTAATTACATTTGGGATCCATGCATGGTCCCGGGCTATAAGCGATTTTGCGCTATATAGACGCGCGTTCTAGTGAGGGTCCGCTGTATCACATGTTTGAGCTATGCacaaggattagatttttatcggtaacTGTTGGTTTCATCATACGCGCACAAGCCAATGCAAAAATGTTTTCATCGATAATCATCTAAATGTACACATagtcaaagtaagaaaaatgctgcttgagaatggATCACAGTTTGATgtgaggatatttactttgtatattgtgacatgtgatgttgacaatttgtgttttagctGTGACAAAGCTTTAACTGTTCGAATCTCAACatttactgtcattaaataattattgtctgacttcccccataatttcctgcaacagtgaaaatttaaatagataaacatTAAAAAAGCTTAAATAACCATcaatattttgtgtttaaaatgatataacaaaaattgaattctgccaagcctacaaaTAGACTATTGTACCCTGTAAATTGTTCCCGAGACACATTGGCTAAAGTACTAGACCGATCATCTCACTCCTGTACTAGATGAGCGTGCTGCCAAACACCATATCTTTGGTCCCTTTTGCCTCTAGGCATGTTCTCCTTAGTGTAACTAGTCTGAGAATGGGATGGTTTGAATCTAGCCCAGGTCTGCATTGACTGTTCACTTCCGATGGCTTTTGTTAAAGGCGTGGTGAATCTCACTTCAGTGTCCAGTGGACAGGTGTCCTCTTCATCCACACATAAATCCGTCACCAGAATTGCACTAAATGGCCTCTTTCTAGGCCACTTCAATAGCAAGGCCAAAGACTGAAAGGGCCAGAGGACAAATGAACAGACTTTTCACCCCCTAGAGAGGAaaactccctccaccccacaacAAAGTAAACAGTTTGCATGAGAAACCTGAAAGACCAATCTGAGATCCTAGTAAATACTGTTTATCctgaagaaaggaaggaaatcTGGGATATTCTAAGCATTGCTGGTATCCTCAGCTCCCTTTGTCACAGGTTAAAGGGTCCTTTTGCCATTGTGGCAGGGTTGGAGGTTTGAGTGGCACCTCTAGCTCACTCAGATCCACTGGATTTGAAATCTTTAAACATTCTCCACCTGGAAAGACTTTTATTAAAGGCTTGGAAGAGAGATCTCACAATCCATCAAAGTTGcctgtatgtttttaaaattattcttacAATATTGCCTTTGTTAATATCATTAATGTCTTTGATGGCTCGCTTTTTGCCTGTTACGTGAGGGGCATGAGTCAAAGTATGTGCTGCgtcaccctctagtggctggtccacatagaggtaACAGACTACTACTGCCGCCAGCTAATGGAGTTACCCCTTTAGTGCAAGTAATCAAGGTTCTCTGCTGTCAGGTCAAACACAACTCCGTGACCCATGAGGGGTTATTGCTACAGCTAGCTTCTCAAATGTTTTATTGTCTTCCTTGACAAGCAGCTAAGATATATCCTTCAGCCTTACTCCCGGTTCGCACTGCTCATCCTCCCCAGACTCCTCTACCTTGCTTATGTCTGGGGCCCAGCACTGGGGAGCGCTCTCCCAGTGGGGGTTCATCCCGCCCCGTGTACACTCAGTGAGATTACCTGTGAGTGGGAGGAGCTGGTGTTTGTTCCGGCGGCCGTGGATCTCCTGCTCTGTGGCTCTGCTTCTCCTTTTGCTGGCGACGATAAAGATCAGGAGAGCTGTCAGGAATTTAGTGCCCAGCAATCCAGCCATGATACACAGGATATTGAGATTGACCTCAGAGTACCAGCTATGGGAAATCACACGCACAACAATTAGGGTTAACTGGGAATGGAGATTTCCACCCTTTTACTGTGAATCTTGCATTTAGCTGAgcctgaatttttttctttctgtctttacctctgctgatcattcctggctgcAGTTGGGAGGATGGCTCCTATGTCGTCAATGGGACGGGATGTAGTCACAAAAGCTGTCCTATCATAAGATTCTGGAAATATACACACCCCATGATGAAGATAGTACGAGTGAACCTTTCCCTTGTAGCCATGTCCTCGTCATGAGGAATAAGAAGAACAGAGTTAACTTGTTTGTTAGCAGTGAGTATGTAACATGGGGTTCCTGTGGAAATCCACCCTATCCTTTTGCCATTTACCAGCAAAAAATATTCCTATGAGTGAGGTCTCTTGGTCTTTGGAATAATCTtgcaagggaagtggtggaagctcctCAAATGAGATAATTAAAACGAgattggagaaagcccagagaaaTATACTGACGGGAACCATCGTGCATTGGCCAGAAGGGATGGGCTATGTAATCTCCAATTTCTGTGCACCTGATCTTGCAAGGTGTTAAGTGCTTTCTCGGAGATGCTAAATTCCCTCATCTCCAGAGCACTCAGGCCCAGTTCTTCAAAAGaattcaggtgcctaactcccattggtttcagtgggagttaggcacctaaattctttTGAACAACTGGGCCTCAGTGCCTTGCAGAATCTTATTGTATGACAGATAAAAGCATGGGTATGACAAGAGAGCAAATTTTGAGCGCTGCAGGTTAAACCTCACAAGGACCAGAGGTCCCATTCGTATAAGGATCCAAACGCTCAGAACTTAGCTGAACTTCTTTGCTATTATTAGGCTGGAGATTTTATGGGGAAGGGCATCTGCTTGTGAGGAGTCCATTTCCACCCCAGTCAGACCCTCCACAAGACTGGCTGTTCCTATGGCCTGTTCTGTATCGCTGCTTCCTGCACTGGCTGAAAGTGAGAAGGGCAGAAAAGGAGGAATATCAAAGAAAAGTGCCGCGTTCATGAGCCTTGACCAAGGGCCGTGTTCAGTCTGAGATTTGGTCAGGATTCAGCTCAGTTCTTATTTCACCCACCCCAGTTCGGATCGACACCCTTTTAATGCACACTGAAAGTTAATTCAAGCAAAAACTCAAATGGCACAAACTCAGCCTTAAACCTCAAAAAAGTCAGAATTTGGGGGGTGAAGGCCCAGCCTCTTTAAAGCTCTTATTGGCTTTTACGCAAGACCCACAACACATGGCAATATAAAAGATAATTTGTAGATAATACTAGTAGGTATCAAAAGCCTGAACAGGTGAATTTAGGATTTTTTCATTTGTCTCCTGGAATTTCCCTGCTCTGAGGAGCCCATCTGAACTCTGTCCTGTAACCACATCCACCAGGAGATGAGAATTTGCTGACTTTTAAGGGAAGGCCACTTTTCTTTGAGTAACTCACCCAAAACATTCAGTGTGATCATCTTCAGTAGCACGGTACTTCCCTGGAGATGGGTCTCACAATGATACTCCCCCGAGTCACGTAGCTGGAGCGCCACCAGCGTCACTATAATCACTCTGTTTCGCCGGTCAAGCTTTATCCTGGTCCTTTCTCGCATATTAACAATCTGATCAATCTCAACGCTGACGAAAGGTAGACATCTGGTTGCGGTTATCATTTTGCACCAGGTAAAATTATTAGGTCTTCTGCTGTCGTCCATCATAAAATAGGAACAATTTAGAGAGATGGAGTCTCCTTTTTTGGCAGATAGCCTCATGGGAGCTGGCGAGAGACACCGGTGACTGGTTATTGtgagaaagggaaggaaagagacatGTCCTGTGGGTGTATAAATGCCCCCTGCATTTAAATCTGAAGACAAAGGATCAGACCAAACCCCAGCCCAACAGGAGCTTGCAAAAGACATGGAAATAATCTCTTCCAGCCCAAGGAAAATATTTCCTAGGATTGGCTGTGCACAACTACCACCGGAAAACTGCACAGTATCCAAGCTGCAATCAATCACCATGGGGCAGCCCTGAATCCAGCCTGAGCATCTGCTAATGCTGCCATCACTTTGAAAATGCACCTTCACCactggcccctctgctcctggcagTCTTAGCATCCGAggagccaaggactgaatgagccaTGCAGATGGGACGCCTCCCTCGTCCCTAGAATGGGGGATCACCCAGGACAGGGCTGAGGGATCATGGGGAAGCTTGCACCATGTTGGGCCTCCCCGGTGTGTAAGGATAAGGCTCCAGGGCTCCTGTTGCGGCACCTTTCACCGACAGTAACAAGACACAGCTGTTAAACGGGACAGGGGTGGTAGAAGTGAAGATGCCCCAGAGTCTCCATGTCGTGGGGTTTCTATTAGAGTTGGCCAAAGATTTTCTGTCTAAAAGGggtatttgtttttaatggaaaaaaaattccattaaaaaCAGAGAATATGTGCAAAAAATGTTCACCTTCCTGgaaaaatatggattttttttatccaACAACCCATAActgaaaatattcagttttaacccaaaacaatttgttttaaagGGGTCAGAAACCCTTGTTTGTGGTGTTTTGAGAAACAATGGAAaaacgtttttttgtttttatcaaaaGTTTTCATAGGGCAACAAAATTTCCCAACCAGCGCTGGTTTCTACCTATATATGTGCTAGCATGTGATGCATAGAtgcatgtatgtgtgtttgtgtgtgtgtttatgtatatacacacacacatttaaatgcATACATGCATCTGATACGTATGTTTTTTCTATAAGTAGA encodes the following:
- the LOC135878128 gene encoding uncharacterized protein LOC135878128, which produces MGRFPARLLLLALTGPCIAGKDLEMVRRVRGGALTTVCHYNEHKYSQSEKFWCKELSDLECRTIVQSSPAAGRNSLNPPDARVSLKDLGIGWISVSMTELRVEDSGIYWCGVSDQMKIIPLKKIKVAVSYEAPMRLSAKKGDSISLNCSYFMMDDSRRPNNFTWCKMITATRCLPFVSVEIDQIVNMRERTRIKLDRRNRVIIVTLVALQLRDSGEYHCETHLQGSTVLLKMITLNVLESYDRTAFVTTSRPIDDIGAILPTAARNDQQSWYSEVNLNILCIMAGLLGTKFLTALLIFIVASKRRSRATEQEIHGRRNKHQLLPLTGLKKGKENASKTRM